From Shewanella acanthi:
GCAGGCAATGCTGTAAGCCCCCCAAACTCAGTCACAAAACCGAATTTAGACAAAATAAAGAGAATAACTATGTCACAGGCATCTACAGAACAAACCGTATCCCTCGCGCAGTCGTTGTCCGACTCAACGGTTGATAAAATTGTCGCCAAATATGCAATGAAAGAAGTGCTCGGCAGCGACGGCGGTCCCTTTATGACCTTAGTTAGCCATATGCCGATGGCGCAGGGCACTGTCGGTAAAGTACGCATTTTTGAAGGCGGACCACTGAATAAATTGGTGACCTGCTCCATCGTTGTGCCACAAATTTTCTTAGACTCGCACATGCTCTACGGCTTTATGCCATCGGACAGCGCCGTGCCCCACTTCACCTTAGATTCGGTCAAGGCTGGCGAGCAGTTCGCCTTCCACTTGGATCTCACTCCAAGAGTCGACTTAGGCGCCCATACCAACTACATGAACCAAGTATTTTGGCCGCTGACCGAACAGTTCGACGCCGCCGAAGCGATTGAAGGTATTGAGCACGCGCACATTTCACCACGCCAACGCGCCATTATGTCGCCATGGATGCTGGTTCACCGCGCGAGTGAAGACGCCTTTAAAAACCTGTTCCCCCATGTCGATGGGTACCTGAATTACTGGTACGGCCTTGTAGAGCGCGGTATCGATAGCCCTATTTCTGCGACTGACTTAGTCAACCGCGACAAGGCTAACCGCGCCGCCATTTTTAGCCCCGAAATCGACCCTGTATGGGGACGCATCGAAGGCCTCATCGGCAAGCAAGCTGGCGAGCAACTGCGCGCCATCCTTCGCGGTGAATAGTTAACGAAATCCAGAACCCAATTCCTCAACCAAAAATAACGAGCTAAGCAGCGAGAAAGGGAAGCACTATGAAATTAACCGCCGAGCATTTTGTAGAAAACATGAGCGCCGAGGAAAAAGAGCGTGCGCAGCGAGTCGAAAACATTCTTCCTATCATCAAAGCGGCTGCGGCTCAGGTCGACCGTGACGGCGAGTTCCACCTGCCTCACGTTAAAACCTTTAGCGAGGCAGGGTTGTTAGGGCTGATTATTCCTAAGGAATACGGCGGCTTAGGTGGTGGCTTGCGTGATATGGCTGCGGCAACGTTTGCCTTGGGCACCGTTTGTCCATCAACCGCACTGTGTTTCTTCTTCCATTGCTCCTCCGCTTCACGCGGCTTATTAGCCCTTGAAGCTCTAGAGGCGGGTCTATTTAATGAACAAGAAGCCAAGTTGGTTAAACCCTTCGCCGAAAAAGTGCTGACCACTATGGGGCACGAAGGCCGTTGGCTCGCCAACTTCGCCAGCGAATCAGTGAAATCGGAAAAAGCTGCTATCACTATCTCCACAAAGGCTCAGAAGGTTGAAGGCGGTTATTTGCTTAATGGTATTAAGGCCTTTGGTTGCGCAACGGGTATTGCTGATCAGTATCTGGTTACCGCCAGTTTAGAGGGGTATGAAGATGCCAGCGGCCTTGCGACTTTTTTCGTTGCTAAGGATGCCGAGGGTGTGAGTGAGCGCCAAAAATGGGATGCCATAGGTATGCGCGGCTCGGCCACTCACGGTCTGATCCTCAAAGATGTATTTGTTGCCGATAACGACGCTCTTACCGTTCCCGGTGCTTTTGTGCGCTGTATGCAGATGAGTCGTGGCAGCTTTGTCGGTAATCAATTAGCCAGTATTGCCGTGTACTTAGGTCAGGCTTGGTCTATCTACCAACAAACCCTCACCACTCTCACCAGTAGCAAATTTGGTGATTCAGACAAATCCATTGCCAGCTCACCAATGCACCAACAGTTAATTGGTGAAATGATGTGTGACCTCGAAACCGCAACCCTTTGGCTTCGCCGCCAGTTGGATTTAGAAACAGCAGAGCCAGAAATCCTTCCAAAACAAGACGTCGTAAAACGCTGGCGCCTGTGTAAGGGTGTGGTAGCCGAAGCAGGCTTTAGTGTGGCGGTCAACGCACTCAAATGTACTGGCACCACAGGCACCGGATTCTCTAACCCTAGCGCCCACGGTTTACGGGAAATGGCCATGGCATTGGTGCAAGCC
This genomic window contains:
- a CDS encoding acyl-CoA dehydrogenase family protein, which produces MKLTAEHFVENMSAEEKERAQRVENILPIIKAAAAQVDRDGEFHLPHVKTFSEAGLLGLIIPKEYGGLGGGLRDMAAATFALGTVCPSTALCFFFHCSSASRGLLALEALEAGLFNEQEAKLVKPFAEKVLTTMGHEGRWLANFASESVKSEKAAITISTKAQKVEGGYLLNGIKAFGCATGIADQYLVTASLEGYEDASGLATFFVAKDAEGVSERQKWDAIGMRGSATHGLILKDVFVADNDALTVPGAFVRCMQMSRGSFVGNQLASIAVYLGQAWSIYQQTLTTLTSSKFGDSDKSIASSPMHQQLIGEMMCDLETATLWLRRQLDLETAEPEILPKQDVVKRWRLCKGVVAEAGFSVAVNALKCTGTTGTGFSNPSAHGLREMAMALVQAFPAERGRLMAAQMEVEGAEQSQFGVKK